A part of Tardiphaga sp. vice304 genomic DNA contains:
- a CDS encoding isobutyryl-CoA dehydrogenase, whose protein sequence is MNLFALNEDQIAVRDMARDFAAEKIAPFALQWDEEKFFPVDTMREAAALGMGGIYISDDVGGSALTRFDAALIFEALAQGCPTVSAFISIHNMASWMIDAYGNAAQRQQWLPKLCRMDLIASYCLTEPGSGSDAAALRSRAVIDGDHYVLNGQKQFISGAGRADLYVVMVRTGDEGPGGVSTLVVEAETPGLSFGGNERKMGWNAQPTRAVVFENARVPVSNRLGDEGIGFKIAMAGLDGGRLNIAACSLGGAQSALDKSLGYMKERKAFGKRLDEFQALQFRLADMATELEAARTFVWRAAAALDRKDADSTMLCAMAKRFGTDVGFEVANQALQLHGGYGYLSEYGIEKIVRDLRVHQILEGTNEIMRLIVARKLIEGARCMHR, encoded by the coding sequence GTGAACCTGTTCGCCCTCAACGAAGACCAAATCGCGGTCCGCGACATGGCGCGCGACTTTGCCGCCGAGAAGATCGCGCCCTTCGCTCTGCAATGGGACGAGGAAAAGTTCTTCCCCGTCGATACCATGCGCGAGGCGGCAGCGCTCGGCATGGGCGGGATCTATATATCAGACGATGTCGGCGGCTCGGCGCTGACGCGATTCGATGCGGCGTTGATCTTCGAGGCGCTGGCGCAGGGCTGTCCGACGGTGTCGGCCTTCATCTCGATCCACAACATGGCGTCGTGGATGATTGATGCCTATGGCAACGCGGCCCAGCGGCAGCAATGGTTGCCGAAACTATGCAGGATGGATCTAATTGCGAGCTATTGCCTGACCGAGCCGGGTTCCGGCTCGGACGCGGCGGCCTTGCGCAGCCGCGCGGTGATCGATGGCGATCACTATGTCCTCAACGGCCAGAAGCAGTTCATCTCCGGCGCCGGACGGGCTGATCTCTACGTCGTGATGGTGCGGACCGGGGATGAGGGCCCCGGCGGGGTCTCGACCCTGGTGGTCGAAGCCGAAACGCCCGGCCTGTCGTTCGGCGGCAATGAGCGCAAGATGGGCTGGAACGCGCAGCCGACCCGTGCGGTGGTCTTCGAGAACGCCCGCGTGCCGGTCTCCAATCGGCTGGGCGACGAGGGCATCGGTTTCAAGATTGCGATGGCCGGGCTCGACGGCGGCCGGCTCAACATCGCCGCGTGCTCGCTCGGCGGCGCGCAATCCGCGCTCGACAAGTCGCTGGGCTACATGAAAGAGCGCAAGGCGTTCGGAAAACGGCTCGACGAATTCCAGGCGCTGCAATTCCGGTTGGCGGACATGGCGACCGAGCTGGAAGCCGCGCGCACTTTCGTGTGGCGTGCCGCCGCCGCGCTCGATCGCAAGGACGCGGACTCGACCATGCTGTGCGCGATGGCCAAACGCTTCGGCACCGATGTCGGTTTCGAGGTCGCCAACCAGGCGCTGCAACTGCATGGCGGCTATGGCTATCTCAGTGAATACGGCATCGAGAAGATCGTGCGCGATCTGCGCGTGCACCAGATCCTCGAAGGGACTAACGAGATCATGCGGCTGATCGTGGCGCGAAAGTTGATCGAGGGTGCGCGATGCATGCACCGATGA
- a CDS encoding CoA-acylating methylmalonate-semialdehyde dehydrogenase: protein MRNIGHFIGGREVEGTSGRFADVYEPMTGDVQAQVALASKSEMRAAVENAIEAQIAWGATNPQRRARVMMKFLELAQRDYDKMADLLAREHGKTVPDAKGDIQRGLEVVEFACGVPHLMKGEYTEGAGPGIDIYSMRQPLGVVAGITPFNFPAMIPMWKFAPAIACGNAFILKPSERDPGVPMMLAELMIEAGLPPGILNVVNGDKEAVDAILDDPDIKAVGFVGSSPIAQYIYERAAATGKRAQCFGGAKNHAIIMPDADMDQTVDALIGAGYGSAGERCMAISVAVPVGQATADRLMEKLIPRVEALKIGPSTDPSADFGPLVTRAALERVKDYVEVGIKEGATLAVDGRGFTMQGYENGFYMGGCLFDHVTKDMRIYKEEIFGPVLSVVRAHDYAEALALPSDHDYGNGVAIFTRDGDAARDFAARVNVGMVGINVPIPVPIAYYTFGGWKKSGFGDLNQHGPDSIRFYTKTKTVTARWPSGVKEGAEFSIPTMK from the coding sequence ATGCGGAACATCGGTCATTTCATTGGCGGCCGTGAGGTCGAGGGCACGTCGGGACGTTTTGCGGACGTCTATGAGCCGATGACCGGCGACGTCCAGGCGCAGGTTGCGCTGGCCTCCAAGTCCGAAATGCGCGCCGCGGTAGAGAATGCGATCGAGGCGCAAATCGCCTGGGGCGCAACAAATCCGCAGCGCCGCGCCCGCGTGATGATGAAGTTTCTCGAACTGGCGCAGCGCGACTACGACAAGATGGCCGACCTCCTGGCGCGCGAGCACGGCAAGACGGTGCCGGATGCGAAGGGCGACATCCAGCGCGGCCTCGAAGTGGTGGAGTTCGCCTGCGGCGTGCCGCATCTGATGAAGGGCGAATATACCGAAGGCGCCGGACCCGGCATCGACATCTATTCGATGCGCCAGCCGCTTGGTGTCGTTGCCGGCATCACGCCGTTCAACTTTCCGGCGATGATCCCGATGTGGAAGTTTGCGCCTGCGATCGCCTGCGGCAACGCCTTTATCCTGAAGCCCTCGGAGCGCGATCCCGGCGTGCCGATGATGCTCGCCGAACTGATGATCGAGGCCGGCCTGCCGCCCGGCATTCTCAACGTCGTCAACGGCGACAAGGAGGCGGTCGATGCCATCCTCGACGATCCCGACATCAAGGCCGTCGGCTTCGTCGGCTCCTCGCCGATCGCGCAATATATCTATGAGCGCGCCGCGGCGACCGGCAAGCGGGCGCAATGCTTCGGCGGCGCCAAGAATCACGCCATCATCATGCCCGACGCCGACATGGACCAGACCGTGGATGCGCTGATCGGCGCCGGCTATGGCTCCGCCGGCGAACGCTGCATGGCGATCTCGGTCGCAGTCCCGGTAGGCCAGGCCACCGCCGACCGGCTGATGGAGAAACTGATCCCGCGCGTAGAGGCGTTGAAGATCGGTCCATCCACCGATCCCTCCGCCGACTTCGGACCGCTGGTGACCCGCGCGGCGCTGGAACGCGTCAAGGACTATGTCGAGGTCGGCATCAAGGAGGGCGCGACGCTCGCGGTCGATGGCCGCGGCTTCACGATGCAGGGCTATGAGAACGGCTTCTACATGGGCGGCTGCCTGTTCGACCATGTCACGAAAGACATGCGGATCTACAAGGAGGAGATCTTTGGCCCGGTGCTCTCCGTGGTCCGCGCGCACGACTACGCCGAAGCGCTGGCGCTGCCGTCGGATCACGACTACGGCAACGGCGTCGCGATCTTCACCCGCGACGGCGACGCCGCGCGCGACTTTGCAGCACGGGTCAATGTCGGCATGGTCGGTATCAACGTGCCGATCCCGGTGCCGATCGCCTACTACACCTTCGGCGGCTGGAAGAAATCCGGCTTCGGCGACCTCAACCAGCACGGCCCGGATTCGATCCGCTTCTATACCAAGACCAAGACCGTCACCGCGCGCTGGCCAAGCGGCGTCAAGGAGGGCGCGGAGTTCTCGATCCCGACGATGAAGTGA
- a CDS encoding TetR/AcrR family transcriptional regulator: protein MRYSKEHKLETHARIVKKASVRLREKGAHGIGVADLMKDAGLTHGGFYAHFDSREALVVEAFGYAMDRSMERWRHLAGQAAPQDRLAAIVEAYLSPQHRDNPGHGCAVPALGAEIARESPKTRKAFAAKLDQMITMMAEQFTAEAGKSARQQAMAALATMMGTLVMARVAGSGELSEELLSAGRDAVLARIPAVKKPAARASKPAAKV, encoded by the coding sequence ATGCGCTATTCCAAGGAGCACAAGCTCGAAACCCATGCGCGCATCGTCAAAAAGGCGTCGGTGCGGCTGCGCGAAAAGGGCGCGCACGGCATTGGCGTCGCCGACCTGATGAAGGACGCAGGTCTCACGCATGGCGGGTTCTACGCGCATTTCGATTCGCGCGAGGCGCTGGTGGTCGAGGCGTTCGGCTATGCCATGGACCGTTCGATGGAGCGCTGGCGGCACCTGGCCGGGCAGGCGGCACCGCAGGACCGGCTCGCCGCCATCGTCGAGGCCTACCTGTCGCCGCAGCATCGCGACAATCCCGGCCATGGCTGCGCCGTGCCGGCGCTCGGCGCCGAGATCGCTCGCGAGAGTCCGAAGACGCGAAAGGCATTTGCCGCCAAGCTCGACCAGATGATCACGATGATGGCCGAACAGTTCACTGCCGAGGCCGGAAAATCAGCGCGCCAGCAGGCGATGGCAGCGCTGGCCACCATGATGGGCACGCTGGTGATGGCGCGGGTTGCCGGCTCCGGCGAATTGTCTGAGGAACTGCTCAGCGCCGGCCGCGATGCCGTGTTGGCCCGCATCCCGGCAGTGAAGAAGCCAGCCGCGCGCGCCTCAAAACCTGCCGCAAAAGTCTGA
- a CDS encoding enoyl-CoA hydratase has translation MHMLNPHCGIDRDPRGVVRLTICNAGPLNILNSAAIRDVREGLKALATERAIRALIVAGESEKSMIGGADIKEMATLDQASAEIFITGLRDLCEAARAFPAPVIARIPGWCLGGGLEFAAACDFRIAAHDAKFAMPEVKVGIPSVIHAALLPRLIGWGRARWLIMTAATIDAPTALGWGLVDVVATEGGLDAAVESTVAAILECAPEAMRSQKALMKQWEELPLKESVNLSVGVFGQAYLTGEPQRLMQGFIDRKR, from the coding sequence ATGCACATGCTTAATCCCCATTGCGGCATCGACCGCGATCCCCGCGGCGTCGTCCGGTTGACGATCTGCAACGCCGGCCCGCTCAACATCCTCAATTCTGCTGCGATCAGGGACGTCCGCGAGGGGCTCAAGGCGCTGGCGACGGAACGCGCCATTCGCGCGCTCATCGTTGCGGGCGAGAGCGAGAAAAGCATGATCGGCGGCGCCGACATCAAGGAGATGGCGACGCTCGATCAGGCCTCCGCCGAGATTTTCATCACGGGGCTGCGCGACCTTTGCGAGGCCGCCCGCGCCTTTCCGGCGCCGGTGATCGCGCGCATCCCCGGATGGTGCCTCGGCGGCGGGCTGGAATTCGCCGCCGCGTGCGACTTCCGCATCGCCGCGCACGACGCCAAATTCGCCATGCCGGAGGTCAAGGTCGGCATCCCCTCGGTGATCCACGCCGCCCTGCTGCCGCGGCTGATCGGCTGGGGCCGTGCCCGCTGGCTGATCATGACGGCGGCGACCATCGATGCCCCGACCGCGCTGGGCTGGGGCCTGGTCGATGTCGTCGCGACCGAAGGCGGCCTCGATGCCGCCGTCGAAAGCACCGTCGCGGCCATCCTGGAATGCGCGCCCGAAGCGATGCGGTCGCAAAAAGCATTGATGAAGCAATGGGAAGAACTGCCGTTGAAGGAGTCGGTCAATCTCAGCGTCGGCGTGTTCGGCCAGGCCTATCTCACCGGCGAACCGCAGCGGCTGATGCAGGGCTTCATCGACCGCAAGCGCTAG
- a CDS encoding MFS transporter — MISGWLAAALARRNIHYGWAMIAVTFVTALVSAAAVGAPGVFIVPLQKEFSWSTAEISSAMSIRFVLFGLMAPFAAALMNRYGLRHITLIALLVVVVSLLLSLGMTQLWQLVALWGVAVGIGTGMTALVLGATVATRWFNERRGLVIGILTASAATGQLIFLPLLASITERADWRWALVLMCVMLAVAALGVALVMRDRPADLGLRPYGDASDAPIVHPAPNTAPIMAAALGALRDAARTRVFWILFATFFICGASTNGLVQVHLIPMCLDFGIPQIQAAGLLAAMGVFDFIGTIASGWLSDRYDNRHLLFWYYGLRGLSLLALPFTDFTFYGLSLFALFYGLDWIATVPPTVRLTAAKFGPERAGLVFGWIFAGHQLGAATAAFGAGLSRTVLLSYLPAFFAAGLLCIVAAVIVLLISRDKKVVAA, encoded by the coding sequence ATGATCTCCGGATGGCTCGCCGCTGCCCTCGCCCGCCGCAACATCCATTACGGTTGGGCGATGATCGCCGTTACCTTCGTGACGGCGCTGGTCAGCGCCGCCGCGGTCGGCGCCCCCGGCGTGTTCATCGTGCCGCTGCAGAAGGAGTTCAGCTGGAGCACGGCGGAGATTTCCTCGGCGATGTCGATCCGCTTCGTGCTGTTCGGGCTGATGGCGCCGTTCGCCGCCGCCTTGATGAACCGCTACGGACTGCGCCATATCACGCTGATTGCCCTGCTCGTGGTGGTCGTCAGCCTGCTGCTGTCGCTTGGCATGACGCAACTGTGGCAGTTGGTGGCACTATGGGGCGTGGCGGTCGGGATCGGCACCGGCATGACCGCTCTGGTGCTCGGCGCCACGGTGGCGACGCGATGGTTCAACGAGCGCCGCGGGCTGGTGATCGGCATCCTCACGGCGAGTGCGGCGACCGGGCAGTTGATCTTCCTGCCGCTGCTGGCCAGCATCACCGAGCGCGCCGACTGGCGCTGGGCGCTGGTCTTGATGTGCGTGATGCTGGCGGTGGCCGCCCTCGGCGTGGCGCTTGTGATGCGCGACCGGCCGGCCGACCTCGGCCTGCGGCCCTATGGCGACGCCAGCGATGCGCCTATCGTGCACCCGGCCCCCAACACCGCGCCGATCATGGCTGCGGCGCTGGGTGCGTTGCGCGATGCCGCCCGGACCCGGGTATTCTGGATCTTGTTTGCGACCTTCTTCATCTGCGGCGCCTCGACCAACGGCCTCGTCCAGGTGCACCTGATCCCGATGTGCCTGGATTTCGGCATCCCGCAGATTCAGGCAGCCGGCCTGCTCGCCGCGATGGGCGTGTTCGATTTCATCGGGACCATCGCGTCCGGCTGGCTGTCGGACCGCTATGACAACCGCCATCTGCTGTTCTGGTATTACGGCCTGCGCGGGCTTTCGCTGCTGGCGCTGCCGTTCACCGACTTCACCTTCTACGGCCTGTCGCTGTTCGCGCTGTTCTACGGGCTCGACTGGATCGCCACGGTGCCGCCGACGGTGCGGCTCACGGCGGCGAAGTTCGGGCCGGAACGCGCAGGCCTGGTGTTCGGCTGGATTTTTGCGGGCCACCAGCTCGGCGCGGCCACTGCCGCGTTTGGTGCCGGACTATCGCGCACGGTGCTGCTGAGCTATCTGCCGGCGTTCTTCGCCGCCGGCCTGCTGTGCATCGTCGCGGCGGTGATCGTGCTGCTGATATCGCGGGACAAGAAGGTGGTGGCGGCTTAG
- a CDS encoding acyl-CoA carboxylase subunit beta → MIWKPELEDLARREAFAREMGGADKVKRQHDQGRLTVRERIDKLIDPGSFHEVGAVSGVGEYDASGELTHLTPANCVFGRGKVEGRPVVVVGDDFTVRGGSADASISAKPLMAEEMAHDFRLPIIRVIEGSGGGGSVKTIETKGAANLPGGVGGTRWYWYTTANLAQVPVVGLGLGSVAGLGAARLASSHYSVMTKNSAMFVAGPPVVARIGASLEKKALGGADIQTRAGGVDHAVETEEEAFACARKFLSYLPSSVYGLPPTTVCTDDPERADARLLNAVPRDRKQVYKMRPIIDAVVDRGSFFEMAANFGRPVITGFARLEGRAVLVLASDPFHYGGSWTADACQKVVRFVDLAETFHLPVIYLMDCPGFMIGLDAEKAATIRHGVRAMAAVNQTTVPWCTIIIRNAFGIAGVVHQPANRFSMRYAWPSASWGSLPLEGGIEAAYRAEIDAADDPRAKQQEIEDRLNKLRSPFRSAEKFWVEEVINPVKTRSLLCEFARLAEPLRMAGPTRLAMRP, encoded by the coding sequence ATGATCTGGAAGCCGGAGCTCGAGGACCTCGCCCGGCGCGAAGCGTTCGCGCGGGAGATGGGCGGCGCTGACAAGGTCAAGCGACAGCATGACCAGGGCCGGCTCACGGTTCGCGAGCGCATCGACAAGCTGATCGATCCCGGAAGCTTTCACGAAGTCGGCGCCGTCTCCGGCGTCGGCGAATATGATGCGTCCGGCGAACTCACGCATCTCACGCCGGCGAACTGCGTGTTCGGTCGCGGCAAGGTCGAGGGTCGTCCGGTCGTCGTGGTCGGCGACGACTTCACCGTGCGCGGCGGATCGGCCGATGCGTCGATCTCGGCCAAGCCCTTGATGGCCGAAGAGATGGCGCATGATTTCCGGCTGCCGATCATCCGCGTGATCGAAGGCTCCGGCGGCGGCGGCTCGGTCAAGACCATCGAGACCAAGGGCGCGGCCAATTTGCCGGGCGGCGTCGGCGGCACCCGCTGGTACTGGTACACGACGGCGAATCTGGCGCAGGTGCCGGTGGTCGGCCTTGGGCTTGGCTCGGTCGCCGGGCTTGGCGCCGCGCGGCTGGCGTCGTCGCATTATTCGGTGATGACGAAGAACTCGGCGATGTTCGTCGCCGGTCCCCCGGTGGTGGCGCGGATCGGGGCTTCGCTGGAGAAGAAGGCGCTCGGCGGCGCCGACATCCAGACCCGCGCCGGCGGCGTCGACCACGCGGTCGAGACCGAGGAAGAGGCGTTCGCCTGCGCGCGAAAGTTTCTCTCTTATCTGCCGTCGTCGGTCTACGGCCTGCCGCCGACCACGGTCTGTACCGACGATCCCGAGCGCGCCGACGCCCGCTTGTTGAACGCGGTGCCGCGTGACCGAAAACAGGTCTACAAGATGCGTCCCATCATCGACGCCGTGGTCGATCGCGGCTCGTTCTTCGAGATGGCGGCGAATTTCGGCCGGCCGGTGATCACGGGCTTTGCGCGCCTGGAAGGCCGCGCCGTGCTGGTGCTGGCGAGCGACCCTTTCCATTACGGCGGCTCGTGGACGGCGGACGCCTGCCAGAAGGTGGTGCGCTTCGTCGATCTTGCGGAGACATTCCATCTGCCCGTTATCTATCTGATGGACTGCCCCGGCTTCATGATCGGCCTGGATGCGGAGAAGGCGGCGACCATCCGTCACGGCGTCCGCGCGATGGCGGCGGTCAACCAGACCACGGTGCCGTGGTGCACCATCATCATCCGCAACGCCTTCGGCATCGCCGGCGTGGTGCACCAGCCGGCCAACCGGTTCTCGATGCGCTACGCGTGGCCGTCGGCCAGTTGGGGCTCGCTGCCGCTGGAGGGCGGCATCGAGGCGGCGTACCGCGCCGAGATCGATGCGGCCGACGACCCCCGTGCCAAGCAGCAGGAGATCGAGGACCGCCTCAACAAACTGCGATCGCCGTTTCGTTCGGCCGAAAAATTCTGGGTCGAGGAAGTCATCAATCCCGTGAAGACCCGCTCGCTGCTGTGCGAATTCGCCAGACTCGCGGAGCCGCTGCGCATGGCCGGCCCGACGCGGCTCGCGATGCGGCCGTAG
- a CDS encoding IclR family transcriptional regulator, with protein MGRRSERLSKQGMLASDLTGDGDVIQVVSRAFDILRCFEGHDARLGNLEISRRCGLPRSTVSRLTHTLTRMGQLAYLPGDQKYRVGPSAVAMSTSMMRGLQVRNLIRLRLQEVAEQIPGTIGFTIPDRFHMVYLEYARADHALGLHSVTGSRIAMGRSAAGHAYTAALDEDVGNSLMTEMSREMPEDSNILRSRIEGNRASLREHGYVTAGGIFSPHITGIAAPIWSPQYQTFVVVTIGLLASMYDEARLQQEVAPVLMQLASAIDAMVQNAESGLTSAPVAVAPPRSKQIPLESVNDLEAGARGPRPARSVRAGDGRR; from the coding sequence ATGGGACGACGCTCGGAACGGCTTAGCAAACAGGGCATGCTTGCCAGTGATCTGACAGGCGACGGCGACGTGATCCAGGTCGTGTCGCGCGCGTTCGACATCCTGCGCTGCTTCGAAGGGCATGACGCGCGGCTGGGTAATCTTGAAATTTCCAGGCGCTGTGGCCTGCCGCGCTCCACGGTGTCGCGGCTGACGCACACGCTGACACGGATGGGCCAGCTGGCCTATCTGCCCGGTGACCAGAAGTATCGCGTCGGTCCAAGCGCGGTGGCGATGAGCACGTCGATGATGCGCGGCCTGCAGGTCCGCAACCTGATCCGGCTGCGGCTGCAGGAAGTCGCCGAGCAGATCCCCGGCACCATCGGCTTCACGATCCCCGACCGCTTTCATATGGTCTATCTCGAATATGCCCGCGCCGATCACGCGCTCGGCCTGCATTCCGTCACTGGCAGCCGGATCGCGATGGGCCGCTCCGCCGCCGGCCACGCTTATACGGCGGCGCTCGATGAAGATGTCGGCAATTCCCTGATGACCGAGATGTCGCGCGAGATGCCGGAGGATTCGAACATCCTGCGCAGCCGCATCGAGGGCAATCGGGCCTCGCTGCGCGAACATGGCTATGTCACGGCCGGCGGCATTTTCAGTCCGCATATCACAGGCATCGCGGCGCCGATCTGGTCGCCGCAGTATCAGACGTTTGTCGTCGTCACCATCGGCCTGCTGGCATCGATGTACGACGAGGCGCGCCTGCAGCAGGAAGTGGCACCGGTGTTGATGCAACTGGCCAGCGCGATCGATGCGATGGTGCAAAATGCCGAAAGTGGCCTGACGTCGGCGCCAGTCGCCGTCGCGCCGCCGCGGTCGAAGCAAATTCCCTTGGAGAGCGTGAATGATCTGGAAGCCGGAGCTCGAGGACCTCGCCCGGCGCGAAGCGTTCGCGCGGGAGATGGGCGGCGCTGA
- the ilvA gene encoding threonine ammonia-lyase, biosynthetic, whose protein sequence is MTDYIRKILDTRVYDVAVQTPLDPMVRLSARLGSPVLLKREDLQPVFSFKIRGAYNKISRLTAEERAAGVICASAGNHAQGVALSAQRLGIKATIVMPVTTPPIKIDAVRYWGGNAVLFGDTFDEAAAHARQLQAEGGLTYVHPYDDPDVIAGQGTIGMEILQQHPDPIEAVFVPIGGGGLAAGVASFIKFLRPETKVIGVEPCDAASMKAAIAAGERVILDRVGLFADGVAVRQAGVETFRLCRDLLDDVLVADTDEMCAAIKDVFEDMRVLAEPAGALALAGLKSYAAANPVRTGALVAINSGANMNFDRLRHVAERAEVGEAREILLAVTIPEQPGSYRRFIETLGNRTITEFNYRYADARDANVFVGMKLDDAKHAKPALIAQLEGLGYKVLDISADETAKSHVRYMVGGRAPPALGDEMIMRFEFPERPGALLKFLDQMGPDWNITLFHYRNHGADYGRVLVGMQVPPADRARLTERLASLGYPYENETANPVYRMFLT, encoded by the coding sequence GTGACTGACTATATCAGAAAAATCCTCGACACCCGGGTCTATGACGTCGCGGTGCAAACGCCGCTCGATCCGATGGTGCGGCTCAGCGCGCGGCTGGGTTCGCCCGTGCTGCTCAAGCGCGAGGACCTGCAGCCGGTGTTCTCGTTCAAGATCCGCGGCGCCTATAACAAGATCTCGCGGCTGACGGCCGAGGAGCGCGCCGCCGGCGTGATCTGCGCTTCGGCCGGCAACCACGCCCAGGGCGTGGCGCTGTCGGCGCAGCGGCTCGGCATCAAGGCGACCATCGTGATGCCGGTCACCACGCCGCCGATCAAGATCGACGCCGTTCGCTACTGGGGTGGCAACGCCGTTCTGTTCGGCGACACCTTTGACGAGGCCGCAGCGCATGCCAGGCAGTTGCAGGCCGAGGGAGGCCTGACCTATGTGCATCCCTATGACGATCCGGACGTGATCGCCGGCCAGGGCACCATTGGCATGGAGATCCTGCAACAGCACCCCGATCCGATCGAGGCGGTGTTCGTGCCGATCGGCGGCGGCGGGCTCGCCGCCGGGGTGGCGTCCTTCATCAAGTTCCTGCGGCCGGAAACCAAGGTGATCGGCGTTGAGCCGTGCGATGCCGCCTCGATGAAGGCGGCCATCGCCGCCGGCGAGCGCGTCATCCTCGACCGCGTCGGGCTGTTCGCCGACGGCGTCGCGGTGCGTCAGGCCGGCGTGGAAACATTCCGGCTGTGCCGCGATCTGCTCGACGACGTCCTGGTCGCCGACACCGACGAGATGTGCGCGGCGATCAAGGACGTGTTTGAGGACATGCGGGTGCTGGCGGAGCCCGCCGGCGCGCTGGCGCTGGCCGGGCTGAAAAGCTACGCCGCCGCCAATCCCGTGCGAACCGGCGCGCTGGTTGCCATCAATTCCGGCGCCAACATGAATTTCGATCGCCTGCGCCATGTCGCCGAACGCGCCGAGGTCGGCGAGGCCCGCGAGATCCTGCTCGCCGTGACGATCCCCGAACAGCCCGGCAGCTATCGCCGTTTCATCGAGACGCTCGGCAACCGCACCATCACCGAATTCAACTATCGCTACGCCGATGCCCGTGACGCCAATGTCTTCGTCGGCATGAAGCTCGACGATGCCAAGCACGCCAAGCCGGCGCTGATCGCGCAGCTCGAAGGCCTTGGCTACAAGGTGCTGGACATCAGCGCCGACGAGACGGCCAAATCGCACGTCCGCTATATGGTCGGCGGCCGCGCGCCGCCGGCGCTCGGCGACGAGATGATTATGCGCTTTGAATTTCCGGAGCGCCCCGGCGCGTTGCTGAAATTTCTGGACCAGATGGGACCGGACTGGAACATCACCCTGTTTCACTACCGCAACCACGGTGCCGACTACGGCCGCGTGCTGGTCGGCATGCAGGTGCCGCCCGCCGACCGTGCCCGCCTGACGGAGCGTCTCGCCTCGCTGGGCTATCCCTATGAAAACGAAACGGCGAACCCGGTGTACCGGATGTTCCTGACCTGA
- a CDS encoding MFS transporter — MPAPFDVPPVRMTSRAAIVLQISSLSAIAASAGAPTPLYRIYAEHWGLSPVMVTTVFSVYAISLLIALLTVGGLSDHVGRRPMMFASLIVCALSMAVFAAADSVAALLAARIIQGFGVGIAFGSIGAAIIDSNRSHGSLLNSVTPVTSTGAGALISGLLVTYAPMPTQLGYLILLAVMLLQAALVGWMPETAVQRPGAWASLRPTVMVPPQARAALLLVSPGNIALWALCGFYMSLMPSLLRSVSGSSSLLLGGVAVAVLTFSGAGAMLAARPWPGTTILIRSMSALILGVAITLGGVHAQSVGLLIGGTVIAGLGFGAGFFGGIRTVVPLALPHQRAGLLSVIFVICYLAFSLPTIAAGLAVPVLGMTLTLEIYGTAVIVLAAISLIGVLSEIRRAA, encoded by the coding sequence ATGCCCGCCCCTTTCGACGTCCCGCCAGTCCGGATGACGTCCCGCGCCGCGATCGTCCTGCAGATCTCCTCGCTCAGCGCCATTGCGGCTTCGGCCGGCGCACCGACGCCGCTGTATCGGATCTATGCCGAACATTGGGGCTTGTCGCCGGTGATGGTGACGACAGTGTTCTCCGTCTATGCCATCAGCCTCCTGATCGCGCTGCTCACGGTCGGCGGGCTGTCGGACCATGTCGGGCGCCGGCCGATGATGTTCGCCTCGCTGATCGTCTGCGCGCTGTCGATGGCGGTGTTTGCAGCGGCCGATTCCGTGGCGGCGCTGCTGGCGGCGCGCATCATCCAGGGGTTTGGCGTCGGCATCGCGTTCGGCTCGATTGGAGCTGCGATCATCGATTCCAACCGCAGCCATGGCTCCCTGCTAAACAGCGTCACGCCGGTGACAAGTACCGGAGCCGGCGCGCTGATCTCGGGCCTGCTGGTGACCTACGCGCCGATGCCGACGCAACTCGGCTACCTGATCCTGCTGGCCGTGATGCTGCTGCAGGCCGCGCTGGTGGGGTGGATGCCGGAAACCGCCGTCCAGCGCCCCGGCGCCTGGGCCTCGCTGCGGCCGACCGTCATGGTGCCCCCGCAAGCGCGCGCGGCGCTGCTGCTGGTGTCGCCCGGCAACATCGCACTATGGGCGCTGTGCGGATTCTACATGTCGCTGATGCCGTCGCTGCTGCGCAGCGTGAGCGGATCATCGTCGCTGCTGCTGGGCGGCGTCGCCGTCGCCGTGCTCACCTTCAGCGGTGCCGGAGCGATGCTGGCAGCGCGGCCATGGCCGGGCACCACGATCCTGATCCGCAGCATGTCCGCGCTGATCCTCGGCGTGGCGATCACGCTGGGCGGCGTTCACGCCCAGTCGGTCGGCCTGCTGATCGGAGGAACGGTCATCGCCGGTCTCGGATTCGGCGCCGGCTTCTTCGGCGGCATTCGCACCGTGGTCCCGTTGGCGCTGCCGCATCAGCGCGCCGGCCTGCTCTCGGTGATCTTCGTGATCTGCTACCTCGCCTTCAGCCTGCCGACCATCGCCGCCGGGCTGGCCGTGCCGGTGCTAGGCATGACCCTGACGCTGGAAATTTATGGCACTGCCGTCATCGTGCTGGCGGCTATATCGCTGATCGGCGTACTGTCCGAGATCCGCCGCGCCGCCTGA